In Pararge aegeria chromosome 5, ilParAegt1.1, whole genome shotgun sequence, one DNA window encodes the following:
- the LOC120623794 gene encoding uncharacterized protein LOC120623794 isoform X2 yields the protein MLYWPSDGKCYTIYKKGHPCPETQELSPGRLGGRTVAECKCPPGTAQLPHTKTCHKLFERGPCRAGEYFAPVEESFNMRGERQGMCVRPQQCADESLLYWPPDGRCYYRLTQGPCYPGTILDLGGDGLAYCTCLPDSPHYWEVDGSCYAHYSRGPCERGQLFLPGARCGCEPQLPQYHNDTSGCYELDSLGPCAKGHVFGITEVSGNGSRAECKCKNFHARAPDGACYRLYTRGPCGQDEMISRGGRCVKVPCGRGRLYVPERRRCYRPGAAEPCRVGEHLAFDFDARPALDGLSHNGVCVCENQHCARKEMSSCTSRKGTAIFSGACHILYTQGPCSSGSWLTRDSNGQIKCQCRPGFNCTKQITNS from the exons ATGCTGTACTGGCCTTCGGATGGGAAATGCTATACTATTTACAAG AAAGGCCACCCATGTCCAGAAACCCAAGAGCTGAGTCCAGGGCGCTTAGGCGGGCGGACGGTCGCGGAGTGCAAGTGCCCTCCTGGCACAGCCCAGCTGCCCCACACGAAAACGTGCCATAAGCTTTTCGAGCGGGGACCTTGCCGAGCTGGCGAGTACTTCGCACCGGTCGAAGAGTCCTTTAACATGCGAGG TGAACGGCAAGGTATGTGCGTGAGGCCGCAGCAATGCGCGGACGAGTCCTTGCTCTACTGGCCGCCTGACGGTCGCTGCTACTACAGGCTGACTCAGGGTCCATGCTATCCTGGCACCATATTGGATTTGGGGGGTGACGGACTCGCTTATTGCACG TGCTTACCAGATAGTCCTCACTATTGGGAAGTAGACGGCAGCTGCTACGCTCACTACTCTCGAGGACCGTGTGAACGCGGACAGTTGTTCTTGCCCGGGGCCCGCTGCGGCTGTGAACCCCAACTGCCACAGTACCATAACGACACTTCTGGGTGCTATGAACTTG ATTCACTTGGCCCCTGCGCCAAAGGTCACGTATTCGGGATAACCGAAGTGTCAGGCAACGGGTCACGCGCTGAGTGCAAATGCAAGAACTTCCACGCACGCGCACCAGACGGGGCTTGCTACAGGCTCTATACGAGAGGGCCTTGTGGGCAGGATGAAATGATTTCAAGAGGTGGACGATGTGTCAAG GTACCTTGCGGAAGGGGTCGCTTGTACGTTCCAGAGAGGCGACGATGCTATCGACCTGGTGCAGCTGAACCTTGCCGAGTTGGGGAGCATCTGGCTTTTGACTTCGATGCGAGACCAGCGTTGGATGGACTTAGCCATAACGGAGTTTGTGTTTGTGAGAACCAACACTGTGCTAGGAAAGAG ATGTCATCATGTACGTCTCGAAAAGGAACAGCCATATTCAGCGGAGCCTGCCATATCCTCTACACACAGGGCCCGTGTTCCAGTGGCTCCTGGCTTACTAGAGATAGTAATGGACAGATAAAATGCCAGTGTAGACCTGGCTTTAATTGTACTAAACAAATCACGAATAGTTGA
- the LOC120623794 gene encoding uncharacterized protein LOC120623794 isoform X1, whose protein sequence is MASWLWIAALLCGGHAAVLPPPWADVRRNPCASHPRGWLMLYWPSDGKCYTIYKKGHPCPETQELSPGRLGGRTVAECKCPPGTAQLPHTKTCHKLFERGPCRAGEYFAPVEESFNMRGERQGMCVRPQQCADESLLYWPPDGRCYYRLTQGPCYPGTILDLGGDGLAYCTCLPDSPHYWEVDGSCYAHYSRGPCERGQLFLPGARCGCEPQLPQYHNDTSGCYELDSLGPCAKGHVFGITEVSGNGSRAECKCKNFHARAPDGACYRLYTRGPCGQDEMISRGGRCVKVPCGRGRLYVPERRRCYRPGAAEPCRVGEHLAFDFDARPALDGLSHNGVCVCENQHCARKEMSSCTSRKGTAIFSGACHILYTQGPCSSGSWLTRDSNGQIKCQCRPGFNCTKQITNS, encoded by the exons ATGGCTTCCTGGTTGTGGATAGCAGCACTGCTATGTGGAGGTCATGCTGCAGTGCTTCCGCCACCCTGGGCGGATGTCAGAAGGAACCCCTGCGCGTCGCATCCGCGCGGCTGGCTGATGCTGTACTGGCCTTCGGATGGGAAATGCTATACTATTTACAAG AAAGGCCACCCATGTCCAGAAACCCAAGAGCTGAGTCCAGGGCGCTTAGGCGGGCGGACGGTCGCGGAGTGCAAGTGCCCTCCTGGCACAGCCCAGCTGCCCCACACGAAAACGTGCCATAAGCTTTTCGAGCGGGGACCTTGCCGAGCTGGCGAGTACTTCGCACCGGTCGAAGAGTCCTTTAACATGCGAGG TGAACGGCAAGGTATGTGCGTGAGGCCGCAGCAATGCGCGGACGAGTCCTTGCTCTACTGGCCGCCTGACGGTCGCTGCTACTACAGGCTGACTCAGGGTCCATGCTATCCTGGCACCATATTGGATTTGGGGGGTGACGGACTCGCTTATTGCACG TGCTTACCAGATAGTCCTCACTATTGGGAAGTAGACGGCAGCTGCTACGCTCACTACTCTCGAGGACCGTGTGAACGCGGACAGTTGTTCTTGCCCGGGGCCCGCTGCGGCTGTGAACCCCAACTGCCACAGTACCATAACGACACTTCTGGGTGCTATGAACTTG ATTCACTTGGCCCCTGCGCCAAAGGTCACGTATTCGGGATAACCGAAGTGTCAGGCAACGGGTCACGCGCTGAGTGCAAATGCAAGAACTTCCACGCACGCGCACCAGACGGGGCTTGCTACAGGCTCTATACGAGAGGGCCTTGTGGGCAGGATGAAATGATTTCAAGAGGTGGACGATGTGTCAAG GTACCTTGCGGAAGGGGTCGCTTGTACGTTCCAGAGAGGCGACGATGCTATCGACCTGGTGCAGCTGAACCTTGCCGAGTTGGGGAGCATCTGGCTTTTGACTTCGATGCGAGACCAGCGTTGGATGGACTTAGCCATAACGGAGTTTGTGTTTGTGAGAACCAACACTGTGCTAGGAAAGAG ATGTCATCATGTACGTCTCGAAAAGGAACAGCCATATTCAGCGGAGCCTGCCATATCCTCTACACACAGGGCCCGTGTTCCAGTGGCTCCTGGCTTACTAGAGATAGTAATGGACAGATAAAATGCCAGTGTAGACCTGGCTTTAATTGTACTAAACAAATCACGAATAGTTGA